The genomic region ATCTTCTTTTTCACTCACCTTGGATATTCAAGACTATCTTCGTTCCTTGGCGAGAGATGAAAAGGGGATTGAGTCTATCCAGTTTTACATGGATCAACAGCACTTTACTCTACGCATAAAAGAAGGCTTTTCTGTATTAGATAATGCAGAAGCCTTTTTAAAAAGAATTGATAAAGGGAAAGTTTCTGAGTTGATGACTCTTCCCATTCGTAGAGAAGAGAGTGCTTATTCTATTGTTTCAGGTGCAGCGATTAAGCGTATACTTTTTCGTAGTTTTGTACCGTCTCCTATTCGCTATATATGGACTTGTTATCAGGCTTTTGGCTATATTAGAGAAGCCTATCAAACACTAGCGCGTAAGGAACTAACGATGGAGGTCTTGGACTGTTCGGCGATTTTATTGTCCTTGTTTATGAACCAATCCAAGACAGCTAGCAATATCATGTTTATGCTTGATTTGGGGAATCATTTAGATCAGTGGTCCTTGAAAAAAACTGCAACAGATTTAGAACAAAGCCTTCTTGCAAAAGAGAGCGATGTATTTCTAGTACAGGGGGATACGGTTGTTAGTATCAAGAGTTCCGATGTTCAAATAGGAGATGTCTTGGTCCTATCTCAAGGAAATGAAATTCTGTTTGATGGACAAGTAGTTTCAGGTTTAGGTATGGTCAACGAAAGTTCCTTGACAGGAGAGAGTTTTCCAGTTGAAAAAAGAGAGTCTGATTTGGTTTGTGCAAATACAGTATTGGAAACTGGAGAGTTACGCATTCGTGTAACCGATAATCAGATGAACAGCCGGATTTTACAGCTGATTGAGTTGATGAAGAAATCTGAAGAAAACAAGAAAACGAAACAACGCTATTTCATCAAGATGGCGGATAAGGTCGTCAAATATAATTTCTTGGGGGCTGGTCTGACTTACCTATTAACAGGTTCTTTTTCTAAGGCTATTTCTTTCCTATTGGTCGATTTCTCCTGCGCTTTGAAAATCTCTACTCCTGTAGCTTATTTGACAGCTATCAAGGAGGGGTTGAACCGTGAAATGGTGATTAAGGATGGGGATGTTCTGGAGAAATATCTGGAAGTTGATACTTTCTTGTTTGATAAGACGGGAACAATCACAACTAGCTATCCTATAGTTGAAAAGGTGTTACCTTTTGGGGACTATAGTGAGGAAGATATTCTCAGAATCAGTGCCTGTCTTGAGGAACACATTTATCATCCTATTGCTAATGCTATCGTCAAGCAAGCTGAGATAGAGGGAATTGAACATGAGGAAATGCATGGGAAACTCCAATATATCGCAAGCAAGGGGATCAAATCTCATATAGATGGGCAACCAGTTCTTATTGGGAATTATGTTTTGATGCAGGATGAGCAAATTCATATCAGTTCAGAACAAAATGCTTTAATTGAAGAGTACAAGAGTCACTATAATCTCTTATTCTTGGCTTATCAGAATGAATTGATTGGAATGTTCTGCATTCATACTCCTTTGAGAAAAGAAGCAAAAGCAGCCTTGGAGAAACTTAAGGCACAAGGGAAAAAATTGATTCTGGCAACAGGGGACACCCTGGTTAGAACAGAGGAATTAGTCAAAGATTTGCCCTTTGATCAGGTCCATACAGACTTGAAACCTGATGGGAAATTTGAGTTAGTAGAGGAACTGCAGAAAGCAGGTCACACTATTTTGATGGTTGGAGATGGCTTGAATGACTCAGCGGCTCTAACCCTATCAGATATCGGTGTGGTGATGAATGAGAGTGCAGATATTTCTAAGCAGATGAGTGATATCTTATTGTTAGATAATCGCTTGGATTTCTTCCAAGAGTTGGATTCGCTATCATCATCTTTGCAAACACTCATCAAGAAGAATATTCAAGATACCGTTGTCGTAAATAGTAGTTTGATTGGCTTTGGCTTGTTTAATTGGCTCAGTCCTTCAAATCTCTCTATCTTACATAATCTAACAACCTTGCGCATTGTACTGCGTAGTCTGTCTATTAAAAATAGATAGATGAGATTTATTAACAGCAAAAAGGAGTTACCTTTCTCGAGGATAACTCCTTTGTTTATAGATAAATGTTGAATAGTTTAGTAAGTCAAAACAAAGTATTTTTTCTTCCCACGACGGATAACAGTCAGTTCGTTCTCTAACTTATCTGCGTCACTCAAGACATAGTCAAGGTCTTGGATGCGGTCGCCGTTGACGTAGATAGCTCCGTTTTGGACGTCTTCACGGGCTTGGCGTTTTGAGTTAACCACACCAGATGAGACGAGCAGTTCCACAATATTGTGATTTTCATCTGCTTGAACTTGGTAGTTTGGCACTCCACGAAGTCCTTGTTTGAGCTCTTTAACAGAAAGATTTTTGATGTTTCCTGCAAAGAGTTGCTCAGTGATGTTAAGAGCTTCTTTGTAAGCTTCTTCTCCGTGAACAAGAGTAACGACTTCACGAGCCAAGACTTTTTGTGCCAAACGTTCGTGTGGAGCTGCTTCAAATTGTTTACGGATGTCTTCAATCTCATCGAGTGACAAGAAAGTAAAGATCTTCAAGAAGCGAACAGCGTCAGCGTCCATAACGTTCATCCAGAATTGGTACATTTCGTATGGAGAAGTCTTTTCAGGATTGAGCCAGACTGCGTTTCCTTCTGATTTACCAAATTTCTTACCAGTTGCATCGGTAATCAGTGGTACAGTGATAACGTGACCAGTCTTATCAGCTTTACGACGAAGCAATTCAGTACCAGCTGTCATATTTCCCCACTGGTCAGAACCACCGATTTGAAGCGTTACGTTGTGGTCTTGGTTAAGGACGAAGAAGTCGTAACCTTGCATGATTTGGTAAGCGAACTCAGTGTAAGAAATTCCTGTTTCAATCCGTTTTTTCACAGACTCCTTGCTCATCATGTAGTTGACAGTAAAGTATTTTCCGATATCACGGAGGAAATCAATGAAGCTGATGCTGCCAAACCAGTCGTAGTTGTTGACCATGACAGCCTTGTTTTCCCCATTTTCAAAGTCAAGAAAACGAGAAAGTTGTCCTTGGATAGACTTGACCCAGCCATCTACTGTGTCTTTTGTTTGGAGACTACGTTCAGCATCTTTGAAGGACGGATCTCCGATGAGACCTGTAGCACCGCCAACGAGCGCATAGGGTTTGTGACCTGCTAGCTGCAAGCGACGACTTGTCAAGATTGCGACAAGGTGGCCTAGGTGAAGGCTGTCAGCAGTTGGATCGTAGCCAGTATAATAAGAAACTTGACCTTCTTCTAGGGCTTTACGCAAAGCTTCTTCATCAGTCGTTTGAAAAATCAAACCACGCTCTTTTAGCTCATCAAAAATGTGCATGTGTCTTTTCTCCTTTTTAAAAATATTGTTTCTAACTATTGTATCACAAACTTGGGCAATAGCCTAGTAGAATAAGGAAGAAAGTGGCTATTTTATTGAAAGTTTACCTTTTATGGTATAATAGATAAAGTGAGGAAATCCATGCAAAATCAATTAAATGAATTAAAACGAAAAATGCTGGAATTTTTCCAGCTAGTAAAATCAAAAATAAATCATAAAAAATCAGAGAAAGTCTCAGAAGAGAAGAAGTCGGATGGGACAGGTGGGAAAGTTCTGGCTATCTTAGGTAGCATTTTAGCTGCTATCAAGGGAATTTTGAATACTCTCTTTATTCTAGGCTTTATCGGTGGACTTTTTGGTGCTGGTGTAGCTCTTGGTTATGGAGTTGCTTTGTTTGACAAGGCTAAGGTTCCCCAATCGGAGGACTTGGTCAAGCAGGTTAAAAATATTTCTTCTATCTCAGAAATTGTTTATGCAGATGGGAGTGTCATTGCTTCTATCGAGAGTGATTTACTGAGAACTTCTGTCTCATCTGAGGAAATATCGGACAATCTCAAAAAGGCTATCGTTGCAACTGAGGACGAACATTTTCTTGAACATAATGGGGTTGTGCCAAAAGCTGTGATTCGGGCGACTTTGGGAACCTTTGCAGGTTTGGGCTCATCTAGCGGGGGCTCGACCTTGACCCAACAGTTAATCAAACAACAAGTGGTTGGAGATGCTCCGACTTTGGCTCGTAAGGCTACAGAAATTGTTGATGCCCTTGCCTTGGAACGCAGCATGAGTAAGGATGAAATCTTGACTACTTATCTCAATGTTGCTCCCTTTGGTCGAAATCATAAAGGGCAGAATATTGCAGGTGCCCAGCAAGCTGCTGAAGGGATTTTCGGTATCGATGCCAACAAGCTGAGTATTCCCCAAGCTGCCTTCCTAGCAGGTTTGCCACAGAGTCCGATTACTTATTCCCCTTATGAAAATACTGGAGAGTTAAAGAGTGATGAAGACTTAGAACTTGGTTTGAAGCGGGCCAAGGATGTTCTCTACAACATGTACCGTACGGGTGCTCTGACTCAGGAAGAATACGACCAGTACAAGGATTATAATCTCAAGCAAGATTTCTTGCCATCAGGATCTATCAATGTTGTTTCGAGGGATTATCTCTACTTTACAGCTATGGCTGAAGCTACAGATCGCATGTATGATTACTTAGTTCAACAGGACAATGTCTCTAGCCAAGAGTTGAAAAACGAGTCGATTCAAAAGGCTTATCATGAGCGAGCTGAGCAGGAACTAAGTAATGGCGGCTATAAAATCACGACAACGATCAATAAAAAAATCCATAACGCCATGCAAAATGCAGTTGCTAACTACGGTCGTTTGGTAGATGATTCGACTGGGCAGCCTGAAGTAGGGAATGTTTTGATGGACAATAAAACGGGGGCTGTTCTAGGCTTTGTTGGTGGTCGTAATTACCAGACTAACCAAAACAATCACGCCTTCGACACCAAGCGTTCGCCAGCCTCTACAACCAAGCCTTTGTTGGCCTACGGTATTGCCATTGACCAAGGTTTGATGGGAAGCGCTAGTATCTTGTCCAATTATCCGACAAAATTCTCTAATGGAAATCCTATCATGTATGTAAATAGTCCAGGTACAGGCATGATGACCCTAGGTGAAGCCTTGAACTATTCGTGGAATATCCCAGCCTATTGGACCTATCGCATGCTTCGTGAGAAGGGTGTTGATGTCAAGGGTTACATGGAGAAAATGGGTTACGAGATTCCGGAGTACGGTATCGAAAGTCTGCCTATGGGCGGTGGTATTGAAGTCACAGTTGCCCAGCATACCAATGGTTATCAAACAATTGCTAATAACGGTGTTTATCATCAGAAACATGTGATTGCTAAGATTGAATCACCTGACGGTAGAGTAATCTATGAATTCCAAGACAAACCAGTTCAAGTGTACTCGAAGGCAACGGCAACAATTATGCAGAGTTTGCTTCGTGAGGTGATTTCATCTCGGATCACTTCAAGTTTCCAAACGGATTTGGCTTCTATCAATTCAAGCTTAGCTCGTGCAGACTGGATTGGTAAGACTGGTACAACTAATGAAGATGAAAATATGTGGCTCATGCTGTCAACACCAAGATTGACTCTAGGTGGTTGGCTAGGGCATGATGACAACCGCCCGATGGCTAAGGGGGCTGGGCATTATCGAAATGCCAAATATATGGCTTACTTGGTCAATGCTATCCAACAGGCTGAGCCTGGTGTTTGGGGCAATGAACGCTTTAATCTTGATTCTAGTGTGACCCAATCTCAGGTCCTCAAATCTACAGGGCAAAAGCCGGGCAAAGTATCCGTTAATGGAAAAACGGTGGATCTTTCAGGGGCTACTGTAACGAGTTATTGGGCTAATAAGGCGGGAGCTCCTACGACAAGCTATCACTTTGCTATTGGAGGAAGTGAAGCAGATTACCAAAATGCTTGGTCAAGTATTATTGGTAGTTTCTCATCTACACCAAGTTCAAGTAGTAGCTCAAGTAGTAGTTCTAGCAGTGCATCAAGTTCATCTTCAACACAATCAAATAGTAGAAGATAGGAAAGTGGTATTGATTGCCACTTTTTTCTTTTTTCCTTTCATGTTACAATAAAGGTATGAATCAGTATCAGAAAAAGATTGTTAAAGGAACTATTTATTCGCTTCTATCTGGCTTAATATGGGGAATCTGTGGGATTTTAGGAGAGTATTTCTTTACTCATTACCAGGTGTCTTCGGGCTGGATTACCTCTATGCGTTTGACACTGGCAGGGAGTCTTGTGCTCATTTGGTCTGCAGTGCAATTAAAATCGCAAGTGTTAGATATTTGGCGAGATAAGAAAAATTACCTACCCTTTTTAGCCTATGCTATTTTGGGGATTTTTTCAGTTCAGTATTTTTTCTACCTCTGCGTAGAATATTCTAATGCAGCGACAGCAACTATTTTACAGTTTATTAGCCCTGTCTTTATCCTCTTTTACAATCGCTTGGTTTATCAAAAACGAGCGTCAAAAAGTGCTATTCTTTATGTTTTGGTTGCCATGTTGGGTGTTTGCCTGATGGCGACAAAGGGAGATCTCTCTCAATTATCCATGACACCACTAGCACTTGTGACGGGTTTGCTGAGTGCCATGGGGGTCATGTTTAATGTTATCTTACCTCAACCTTTTGCTAAGCGTTATGGTTTTGTACCCACCGTTGGGTGGGGGATGATTTTGGCTGGTTTATTTAGCAATGTCCTCTCGCCGGTTTATCAGCTTTCCTTTACTCCTGATATTTGGAGTATCTTAATTTGTCTCATTATCGCTTTTTTTGGGACGGCTTTTGCTTTTTTTATTTCCATGAAGGCTGTTTCCTTGGTTTCTCCTTTGGTGGTTTCCGTTATCAGTGCCAGTGAACCTCTCTCTTCTGCCCTTTTGAGTGTTTTATTTTTAGGCTTGGTAGTGGATTGGTCCCTTCTTCTAGCTATGGCCTTGATTATTTTGCCCATGATTTTCCTATCGATAGAAGAAGCGAAAGAAAGTAAATAAAAAGTCTTTTCTTAATTCTAAAAGTGTGCTATACTAGAATAGTCAATAAAACACGGGGAGATAGTTGTGAAGAGTGTTTTTAGGTTGTATCGGTAGGGGCTTGCTTTTACCGACAGCACGTTTTATCTCACATCCCTAAAAATCATACCTAAAAACAAACAAAAAGGCTTCAAATTTGAGGCCTTTTTTGGTAGAATAGGTATCATTAAAATGAACTAGGAGGCGCCTATGACTGCTACAAAAATGAACGCACAAGAAATTATTCAATTTATCGCCAATGCTGAAAAGAAAACCAGTGTGAAAGTAACCTTTGAGGGACAACTCGCAACTGCTGTACCTAGCTCTGTTGTTAAACTAGGAAATGTTCTATTCGGAGACTGGAAAGATGTGGCTCCGCTTCTCGATGGTTTGGTAGAAAATCAAGACTATGTTGTTGAGCAAGATGCTCGTAATTCCGCAGTTCCTTTGCTAGACAAACGTACTATCAATGCTCGTATTGAGCCGGGTGCCATTATCCGTGACCAGGTTGAAATTGGTGACAATGCTGTTATCATGATGGGAGCAGTCATCAATATCGGTGCTGAAATCGGTGCAGGGACCATGATTGATATGGGTGCTATCCTTGGTGGCCGTGCTATCGTTGGGAAAAACAGCCACGTTGGTGCAGGTGCAGTTTTGGCAGGTGTGATTGAGCCAGCTAGCGCTGAACCAGTCCGTGTTGGAGACAATGTTCTTATCGGCGCTAATGCAGTGGTCATCGAAGGAGTTCAAATCGGTAGTGGTTCAGTTGTCGCAGCAGGAGCTATTGTTACCCAAGATGTCCCAGAAAACGTGGTAGTAGCAGGTGTTCCAGCTCGTATTATCAAAGAAATTGATGCTCAAACCCAACAAAAAACAGCGCTAGAGGATGCGCTTCGTACCTTGTAATTGTAAAAGAAAAATAGAGGCGGAACCCTTTTTCCAGCCTCTTTCTGCTATATAGGAGGATAGATAGATGTTAGATTTGATTCAGACTAGACGAGATTTGCACCAGATTCCAGAGATTGGCTTGGAGGAGTTCAAGACTCATGCTTATTTGCTAGATGTGATTGAGAAATTGACTGCGGGCAAGAATTTTGTTCAAGTTCGTACTTGGCGGACAGGGATTTTGGTTTATTTGCAGGGAAGTCAGCCAGAGCGTACCATTGGTTGGCGAACAGATATTGATGGCCTGCCTATCGTCGAACAAACAGGCCTTTCTTTCGCTTCTCAGCACCAAGGTCGTATGCATGCTTGTGGACATGATTTCCACATGACCATTGCCTTGGGCTGTCTTGAGCGCGCCCTTGAGGAGCAACCAAAGAACAATCTGCTCTTTCTGTTTCAACCTGCTGAAGAAAATGAAGCTGGTGGCATGCTCATGTATGAGGATGACGCTTTTGGAGACTGGTTGCCAGACCAGTTTTATGGACTTCATGTTCGGCCAGATTTGAAGGTTGGACAGATTGCGACCAATACTCATACACTCTTTGCTGGGACTTGCGAGGTGAAGATTCGTTTCAAAGGCAAAGGAGGACATGCAGCCTTTCCACATGAAGCTAATGACGCCTTGGTGGCGGCTAGTTACTTTGTGACCCAAGTGCAGTCAGTTGTCAGCCGCAATGTCAACCCAATCGAGGGAGCAGTGGTGACCTTTGGTCTTTTCCAAGCCGGAACAACAAACAATGTCATCACAGACACAGCCTTTTTACATGGAACTATTCGGGCTTTGACACAGGATATGAGTCTCTTGGTGCAAAAGCGGGTCAAAACAGTTGCAGAAGGGGTTGCAGCTGCCTTCAATATGGAAGTCGAAGTGGAACTCAAACAAGGTGGTTACCTGCCTGTTGAGAACCATCCAGCCTTGGCGCGTGAACTGATGGATTTCTTTGAGGAAAAAGAAGGAATTGAGTTGATTGATATCGAACCTGCTATGACAGGTGAAGACTTTGGTTATCTCCTTTCAAAAGTTGATGGCGTTATGTTCTGGCTAGGTATTGATAGTCCCTATGCCCTTCATCACCCTCAGATGAGTCCTAAGGAAGAAGCATTAGCTATTGGAGTGGATGCGGTCTCTAGTTTCCTGAAAAAGAAGGCAGCAGAGTAGAGGGGTTGTCTATGAAATCGGAATTACGGAAGCAAGTCTTGCAAGAAATGAAGGCTAACCCTCGAGAGCAAAAACAGTTTATAGACCAAGCTTTAACTGAGCGACTTTTACAACACCCCTTTTACCAAGAAGCTAAGATCATCGCAACCTATCTCTCTTTTCCGCACGAATTTCAAACGCAGGAACTGATTGAGCAGGCGCAGAAGGATGGCAAGAAGGTTCTGATACCCAAAACCTATCCCAAGGGGCGCATGGAGTTTGTAGTATATCGTCCGCAACAACTGGTCAAAACTTCCTTTGGATTACTGGAACCACAGGGAGATTTGGAAGTGGTGGATGCCTCTCAGATTGATTTGATTCATGTTCCTGGTCTGGTTTTTACGACGGAAGGATATCGGATTGGATACGGTGGAGGCTATTATGACCGCTATCTGGAACATTCTTCTGGTCATACTTTGAGTACGGTTTATCCTTGTCAAATTCAGGACTTTATCCCTGAAAAGCATGATATTCCTGTTCAGGAGGTACTGATTGATGAAAGAAATCTTTGATAGGCGTTACCCTGTGACGAGTTTCTTCCTCTTAGTGACGGCCTTGGTGTTTCTACTAATGTTGGTGACTACAGGTGGAAACTTTGACAGGGCGGATACCTTATTTCGATTTGGAGCCATGTATGGGCCTGCTATTCGGCTCTTTCCCGAGCAGATTTGGCGTCTCTTTTCTGCCATTTTTGTTCATATTGGTTGGGAGCATTTCATTGTTAATATGTTTTCCCTTTATTATCTTGGTAGACAAGTAGAGGAAATTTTCGGATCCAAGAAGTTTTTCTTTCTCTATCTCTTATCTGGAATGATGGGCAATCTCTTTGTTTTTGTATTTAGTCCAAAATCCTTAGCAGCAGGAGCTTCTACTTCTCTCTATGGGCTATTTGCCGCGATTATCATTCTTCGCTATGCTACGCGTAATCCTTATATCCAGCAGTTGGGGCAATCCTATCTGACACTTTTTGTGGTTAATATTATTGGAAGTGTTCTGATTCCAGGAATCAGCCTAGCAGGCCATATCGGGGGAGCAGTTGGTGGAGCATTTCTAGCAATTATCTTTCCAGTTCGAGGAGAAAGACGGATGTATAGTACCAGCCAGAGGTTAGGAGCGGTAGTCTTGTTTGTAGGACTTGCAGTCTTACTTCTCTACAAGGGAATGGGGTTGTGAAGGTTTATAAGAATAGTTATGTAATAAAAAAGATAAGGCATTTTTGAACCTTATCTTTTTTTGTTATTCCTTCTCAGCCAATTCTTTTCCCAGTTGGATGAGGTAATCTTTCAAGTCATCTTTGACTTGTGGGTGCTTGAGGGCGTAGTCAATAGATGTTTTCATAAAACCAAACTTATCCCCAACGTCGTAACGAGCTCCTGTAAATTCACGGGCGAAAACACGTTGTGTTTTATTAAGTGTATCAATAGCATCGGTAAGCTGGATTTCATTTCCAGCGCCAGGAGCTTGATTTTCGAGGATCTCAAAAATTTCTGGTGTGAGCAGATAACGACCGATAATAGCTAGATCACTTGGAGCCTCCTCTGGAGCTGGTTTTTCAACAAAAGTTTCGACACTGTAGAGACCATTAATCCCTTCACCCTGAGGAGCGATAACTCCATATGCTGAAACTTCTTCATGAGGGACAGGCATAACAGCAATTGTTGATGCGTGAGTCGTCTCGTAATCGTTCATCAATTGTTTTGTCAAAGGGACAGCGTGGTCATCTGTGATATCCATTAGGTCGTCACCCAGCATGACAACGAAGGGCTCATTCCCTACAAAAGCTTTTGCTTGTAAGACAGCATCGCCAAGACCACGAGGATGGCTTTGACGGATAAAGTGAAGGCGAATGCCAGTTGTTTCGTCTACCAATTTTAGTAAGTCATGTTTGCCTTTTTCTTTGAGGTTGTACTCAAGCTCAAAGTTTGAGTCAAAGTGGTCTTCAATAGAACGTTTTGATTTACCAGTGACAACCAGAATATCTTCAATACCTGATTTAAGAGCTTCTTCTACGATAAATTGGATAGTTGGTTTATCTACAATTGGCAACATTTCTTTAGCAAGTGCTTTGGTTGCTGGTAAAAATCGAGTCCCGAGTCCAGCGGCAGGGATGACTGCCTTTCTAACTTTTGATGTCATAAGAATCCTTTCTTTAGAGGGTTAAGACCACTCATTTTCTGCTTTAAATTCATTGTTCATGATGTCATAAATGGCATCTTTAATATTGGTTCCGTGGTAAATAACTTGGTAAATGGCTTGTGTAATTGGCATATAGACTCCAAGTTCTTGCGCTAGTTCATAGGCTGCTCGAGTTGTTGAAATTCCTTCAATCACCATGCCCATATTGGCTTCAATATCAGCTAGAGATTCTCCACGACCAAGAGCATCTCCAGCTCTCCAGTTACGAGAGTGGATGGAGGTTCCCGTTACGATCAAATCTCCCACACCAGATAAGCCGCTATAGGTCAATGGATTGGCACCGAGTGCTACCCCTAGGCGGGTAATTTCTGCCAAGCCTCGAGCGATGATGGCTGCCTTAGCGTTGTCACCAAATCCTAAACCATGTAAGGCTCCAGCACCGACAGCGATAATGTTTTTAAGAGCACCAGCGGTTTCGACCCCGATAACATCCGTATTGGTATAAAGTCGGAAGTAGTGATTACTAAAGAGTTCTTGAACGTATTGAGCTGTTTGTAAATTCTTAGAAGCAGCAGTGATTAAAGTCAGGTCACGTACAATGGTTTCTTCCGCATGACTAGGTCCTGAAACAACGACAATATCACTGCGGAGATGTTCAGGAATTTCTTCTTCAAGGATGGTTGATAATCGTTTATGGCTATCGGGTTCTAATCCCTTTGAAGCGTGCATGATGATAGCCTTATGGTCTAGGGTTTGTGCAACTTGTTGTGCAACAAGTCGTGTCACTTTTGTTGGGACAACAAACAAAATCGCATCTACATCTCTCAGTGCCTCTGATAAGTCGGTGTAGGCAATGATATTTTCATCTAGAACGACATCTTTAAAGTAGTGTTTATTAGTATGGTGTGTATTAATTTCATTGATTTGCTCGGGAATGTTTCCCCAAATACGTACCTCGTGTCCATTGTCATTTAAGACTTGTGAAAGGGCAGTTCCCCAAGAACCAGGCCCCAAGACGGCGACGGTTTGTTTTTCCATGTTTTCCTCCTTGATAGAGTCCTTTCTCTTATTCTATCATATTCTGGAGGATTTTGCACTTGCATTGCTGGGGGAGTGGTTGCTTTGTTACTTGAAAAATATATAAAAACCGAGCCTAAGTATTAAACTCTTAGACTCGGTTTTTATATTCCTTAAAGAATAACTCGGTTTATTTCAATTGATCTGTAATGTCTTTTGATAGCAACATTCCCAGATGATAAGTTTTATTGATGTAAGCAATGACATCATTGATATTTTCAGTCGTGTGAATTTTCTCTTTGATATCAGTCCTAAATGTTTCATCCTTCAAAAGTTGTTCTTGGTAGAGTTTTTGCAGTCTCTCCTTCTCGTACTTATTGAGCAGAAAAAGGAACACCAAGCTAATTACAACGAGGATATAAGCATATTGGCTCATAGAATATCTCCCTGTATGATAAAGAAGTAGTAGTGAGTAGATTGAATTAGTGAAGCGCCTAACCAAATCCCTGATAGGGTTTGACATTCGTTGCTTAGATTGCCTTGCATTCTAGTGACTTGAAGATTGCCACCAGCCACTAAGCCAATTAATAGATTTGGTTGACCAATTTAGTGAGGCGTTTAGGCAAGTGTCTCTGGTTACGACGTAAAGAAACATAAATCGATAATATTTATGTTTCTTTACTAGTGAAGTGCCTAGCCAAATTCCTGACAGGATTTGGCGTTAGTTACTTAGATTGCTTTGCAATCAAGTAACTTTGGCGATTTACATCTTCTCTGGCGCTTCTACTCCAAGCAAGCGAAGGGCTTCTTTTAGAACGACTGCGGTTGCGTAGCTGAGGGCTAGACGGCTGTCGCGTTCTGGGCTTTCATCCAAGATGCGCGTATGTGCATAGTATTTGTTAAAGGCTTGAGCCAGGCTAATTGCAAATTTAGCAATGATAGAAGGTTCAAAGTTATCCGCCGCACGGTTGATAATACGTGGGAAGTCTTGGATGAGTTTGATGATTTCCCAGCTTTCAGCATCATTCAAGCTATAGTTGCCAGCTGTTTCTGGTTTGAAGTCTGCTTTACGTAAGATCGATTGGATACGAGCGTAGGCATATTGTACATAAGGACCAGTTTCACCCTCGAAGGATACCATAGCTTCTAGGTCGAAGTCGTATCCATTTGTACGGTCGGTCTTGAGGTCATAGAATTTAATGGCTCCAACCCCAACAGCATGCGCTACCTGGTCTTTGTTTTCAAGTCCAGGATTTTTAGCCTCGATTTGGGCCTTGGCACGGCTAACAGCCTCTGCAACAGTAGGCTCTAGCAAGATGACATTCCCTTTACGAGTAGAGAGTTTCTTCCCTTCTTTTGTAACCAAACCAAAAGGAACGTGAGTAATGTCGTCACTCCAGTCGTAGCCCATTTCTTTCAAGACAGCTTTGAGCTGTTTAAAGTGGGCAGATTGTTCTTGACCAACAACGTAGATAGATTTAGCAAATTGGTATTCGTTTTTACGGTAAAGGGCTGCAGCCAAGTCACGTGTGATGTAGAGAGTTGCACCATCAGATTTCTTGATGAGG from Streptococcus mitis NCTC 12261 harbors:
- a CDS encoding NAD(P)H-dependent glycerol-3-phosphate dehydrogenase, producing the protein MEKQTVAVLGPGSWGTALSQVLNDNGHEVRIWGNIPEQINEINTHHTNKHYFKDVVLDENIIAYTDLSEALRDVDAILFVVPTKVTRLVAQQVAQTLDHKAIIMHASKGLEPDSHKRLSTILEEEIPEHLRSDIVVVSGPSHAEETIVRDLTLITAASKNLQTAQYVQELFSNHYFRLYTNTDVIGVETAGALKNIIAVGAGALHGLGFGDNAKAAIIARGLAEITRLGVALGANPLTYSGLSGVGDLIVTGTSIHSRNWRAGDALGRGESLADIEANMGMVIEGISTTRAAYELAQELGVYMPITQAIYQVIYHGTNIKDAIYDIMNNEFKAENEWS